A single window of Mauremys reevesii isolate NIE-2019 unplaced genomic scaffold, ASM1616193v1 Contig38, whole genome shotgun sequence DNA harbors:
- the LOC120393929 gene encoding C-type lectin domain family 4 member F-like, whose product MSSWLDWRGGGHLHISSKLQAVEEAVQKLQVSLQPDKASDTSAKGSDTLQLLDEVQAGVRLLKAQLGNVSAAYGEIRIRLDNVSAARAAVQGRCSYLLTKLSRGWTFFNGNFYYFSQERKSWDEAEQFCVSQDSHLTSVSSQAEQEFLSKETKGEAHWIGLTDRETEGSWRWVDGTEYRAGASRGFWVENEPNNYDPDRGVGEDCVQTYPRNRNLWNDAKCFRPFRWICKQAHGWAGL is encoded by the exons ATGTCCAGCTGGCTcgactggaggggagggggacacctccACATTTCA agcaagctgcaagcgGTTGAAGAAGCAGTGCAGAAactccaagtctctctgcagcctgacaaAGCCTCAGACACGTCAGCAAAGGGATCGGACA CTCTGCAGCTATTGGATGAAGTGCAGGCAGGAGTCCGGCtgctgaaagcccagctgggtaaTGTCAGTGCAGCGTATGGAGAAATCCGGATCCGGCTAGACAACGTCAGTGCAGCGCGAGCAGCAGTGCAAGGTCGCTGCA gtTACCTACTGACAAAGCTCTCCAGGGGCTGGACGTTTTTCAATGGGAACTTTTATTACTTTTCACAAGAAAGGAAGTCGTGGGACGAGGCCGAGCAGTTCTGTGTGTCTCAGGACtcgcacctgacctctgtctcctcccaggcggAACAG gagtttcTCTCCAAGGAGACCAAGGGAGAAGCTCACTGGATTGGACTCACCGACCGGGAGACAGAAGGCAGCTGGCGCTGGGTGGATggcacagaatacagagcagGCGCAAGCAGGGG GTTCTGGGTGGAGAATGAGCCAAACAATTACGATCCGGACAGAGGTGTTGGAGAAGACTGTGTTCAGACCTACCCAAGAAACCGGAATTTGTGGAATGATGCCAAGTGCTTTCGGCCTTtcaggtggatttgtaagcaggcccatggaTGGGCTGGGTTGTGA